A DNA window from Bdellovibrio sp. BCCA contains the following coding sequences:
- a CDS encoding sterol desaturase family protein gives MLFIVGEYFFSRKNHPERFDLKDMANNAALSLLQQGAEFLFLFINWLFVVTLYTNLYERGLHLVPENISALWFVVLFVAQDFLYYWFHRVSHRVRWFWSAHVAHHSSEYLNFSTALRQSVLYPFTGMWIFWLPLAYLGFSPEWITFIVSLNLAYQFFVHTQLVKSLGPLEWILNTPSHHRVHHAKNPQYIDKNYAGVLIIWDKMFGTFVPEEEACVYGITKKVNYRNPFESNMREFIDMCKGAQRAPGITKKIKHFFGPPEWNGED, from the coding sequence GTGCTCTTTATTGTCGGCGAATATTTTTTCAGCCGTAAGAATCATCCTGAGAGATTTGATTTAAAAGACATGGCGAATAACGCTGCGCTATCTTTGCTTCAACAAGGAGCCGAATTCTTGTTTCTTTTTATCAATTGGCTTTTCGTTGTGACACTTTATACAAATCTCTATGAGCGCGGTCTGCATCTTGTCCCGGAAAATATCAGTGCGCTGTGGTTTGTGGTGCTTTTTGTTGCGCAGGATTTTCTTTATTATTGGTTTCATCGGGTAAGCCACAGAGTGCGCTGGTTCTGGTCAGCTCATGTCGCGCACCACTCTTCTGAATATCTGAACTTTTCCACGGCCCTTCGCCAAAGTGTGCTGTATCCATTCACAGGCATGTGGATTTTCTGGCTGCCGTTGGCTTATTTGGGATTTAGTCCAGAGTGGATCACGTTTATCGTGTCACTGAATTTAGCCTATCAATTTTTCGTGCACACGCAGCTTGTGAAATCCTTAGGCCCCTTAGAATGGATTTTAAATACACCAAGCCATCATCGTGTGCACCATGCAAAGAACCCGCAATACATTGATAAGAACTATGCTGGAGTATTGATTATCTGGGATAAAATGTTTGGAACATTTGTGCCTGAAGAAGAAGCTTGCGTTTACGGTATTACTAAAAAAGTGAATTATCGAAATCCCTTTGAGTCAAACATGCGTGAGTTCATTGATATGTGCAAAGGGGCTCAACGAGCCCCAGGAATCACAAAAAAAATAAAACACTTCTTCGGTCCGCCCGAATGGAACGGCGAGGATTAA
- a CDS encoding acyl-CoA synthetase — translation MELDWLKRWKLYSPNNIAIKDGETGREFSYAKLFDLANRGAHLLHKEFGICKGDRVAVLATNELEYVFLFFALQRLGAIMVPVNFRLTQREVDHIMTDSSPKLILFQEPYREIVENLPKSVNPAKLLLQGENSFATKLETTEASEYKFNVQETDPVMILYTSGTTGSPKGAILTYKMLFWNSINTTFRLNISQSDCTVIFLPFFHTGGWNVLTTPFIHRGAKVVFLKKFDAEQILTLSEQEKATIMFGVPTTMDMMARSAIFEKTNLQSVRYAIVGGEPMPIELIKVWDKKGIPIRQGYGLTEFGPNVFSLNEEDALRKIGSIGFPNFYIEAKVVDNDGRELGDNEVGELVLRGPMCMQGYWHNEKATQETIKEGWLYTGDLVRRDSEGYFYVVGRKKDMFISGGENVYPPEVEQILRKHPQVLEAAVIGVPDDKWGEVGKAFVVAGNTSLTADELHNHCLQNLAKFKIPKHFVFLPSLPKGDSGKILKRKLAETAL, via the coding sequence ATGGAACTAGATTGGCTAAAACGCTGGAAACTTTATTCTCCGAATAACATCGCTATTAAAGATGGCGAGACGGGCCGTGAATTTTCTTACGCTAAACTTTTTGATTTAGCCAACCGTGGCGCTCACCTTTTGCATAAAGAATTCGGCATTTGTAAAGGCGACCGCGTCGCCGTTCTTGCCACCAACGAACTTGAATATGTGTTTTTGTTTTTCGCTTTACAAAGGCTCGGCGCCATCATGGTGCCGGTGAATTTCCGCCTCACTCAGCGCGAGGTGGATCACATCATGACGGATTCATCTCCGAAATTGATTTTGTTCCAAGAGCCTTATCGTGAAATCGTTGAAAATCTTCCGAAGTCTGTGAATCCGGCAAAGCTTCTTTTACAAGGTGAAAACAGTTTTGCAACGAAGCTTGAAACGACGGAAGCTTCTGAATACAAATTCAATGTTCAAGAAACTGATCCTGTGATGATTCTATATACGTCAGGCACGACAGGCTCTCCAAAGGGCGCGATCCTCACGTATAAAATGCTTTTCTGGAATTCCATCAATACCACATTCCGACTGAATATCTCTCAATCCGATTGCACGGTGATCTTCCTTCCGTTCTTTCACACGGGCGGCTGGAATGTTCTTACGACTCCTTTCATCCATCGTGGTGCGAAGGTTGTGTTCTTAAAGAAATTTGATGCCGAGCAAATTCTAACTCTGAGCGAGCAAGAAAAAGCGACGATCATGTTTGGCGTTCCGACAACAATGGACATGATGGCGCGCTCTGCGATCTTCGAAAAAACGAATTTACAAAGTGTTCGTTATGCCATCGTCGGCGGCGAGCCGATGCCGATTGAACTTATTAAAGTTTGGGACAAAAAAGGCATTCCGATTCGACAAGGATACGGTCTGACAGAGTTTGGCCCGAATGTGTTTTCTTTAAACGAGGAAGACGCTCTTCGCAAAATCGGTTCGATTGGTTTTCCTAATTTTTATATCGAAGCGAAAGTCGTTGATAACGACGGCCGTGAGCTGGGTGACAATGAAGTGGGCGAACTTGTTTTGCGCGGACCGATGTGCATGCAAGGTTACTGGCACAATGAAAAAGCGACTCAAGAGACGATTAAAGAGGGCTGGCTTTATACCGGAGACCTGGTTCGTCGCGACTCTGAAGGTTATTTCTATGTTGTGGGCCGCAAAAAAGACATGTTCATTTCTGGCGGAGAAAACGTGTATCCTCCAGAAGTAGAACAAATCCTGCGCAAACATCCTCAAGTGCTTGAAGCCGCTGTCATCGGTGTTCCTGATGACAAGTGGGGCGAAGTTGGCAAAGCGTTTGTTGTCGCAGGTAATACGTCGCTAACAGCGGATGAGCTTCACAATCACTGCTTACAGAATTTAGCGAAATTTAAAATTCCAAAACATTTTGTGTTTTTGCCGTCATTGCCAAAAGGTGATAGCGGAAAGATTTTAAAACGCAAACTTGCGGAAACAGCTCTTTAA
- a CDS encoding ketoacyl-ACP synthase III produces MNRQKATIVGTGMYAPERVISNQYFNDLYKKDIGTFLSEQRNIRERRWMTEDQRTSDLIIPAAEEAMKKAGITAKDLDLIIVSTDTPDYLSPSTASVVAYRMGAANAGTYDINTACAGFVVGCDIASKYIAADSKYKNVLVVGAYAMSKYLNFDDYKIASLFADGAGAVILQPSKDGTGFIDSQMYTDGQYHDYMGIYAGGSAQPVTHNVIENKGHLLAFPKRIPPETNGIHWPRLTGMLLDRLNKKPQDIKHFFITQFNVQSIYETLDKLELPRDRAHYIMDRYGYTGSASIGMAVADAANQKKMKKGDLVFMLGSGGGMSMAALALEWGYDT; encoded by the coding sequence ATGAATAGACAAAAAGCGACAATCGTAGGAACCGGAATGTACGCGCCCGAGCGAGTCATTTCCAATCAATATTTCAACGATCTTTACAAAAAAGACATCGGAACTTTCTTAAGCGAGCAAAGAAATATTCGCGAGCGCCGTTGGATGACGGAAGATCAACGCACTTCAGATCTCATCATTCCTGCTGCGGAAGAAGCGATGAAAAAAGCGGGCATCACAGCCAAGGATCTTGATCTTATTATTGTCTCTACAGACACACCTGATTATCTCTCCCCTTCAACAGCCTCTGTTGTTGCTTATCGCATGGGAGCCGCGAACGCCGGTACTTATGACATTAATACAGCGTGTGCGGGTTTTGTTGTCGGTTGTGATATCGCTTCTAAATATATTGCAGCGGATAGCAAATACAAAAACGTGTTAGTTGTTGGTGCCTATGCCATGAGTAAATATTTGAACTTCGACGATTACAAAATCGCTTCGTTGTTTGCAGATGGTGCGGGGGCTGTGATTCTTCAACCTTCTAAAGACGGCACCGGATTTATCGACAGCCAAATGTACACTGACGGCCAATACCATGACTACATGGGGATTTATGCCGGAGGTTCTGCCCAACCTGTTACTCACAATGTGATTGAAAACAAAGGTCACTTGTTGGCTTTCCCAAAACGCATTCCGCCAGAGACAAACGGCATTCACTGGCCACGCCTAACGGGAATGTTGCTGGATCGTTTGAATAAAAAACCTCAAGACATCAAACATTTCTTTATCACTCAATTTAACGTTCAGAGCATTTATGAAACTTTGGATAAATTAGAACTTCCTCGCGATCGCGCTCATTACATCATGGATCGCTATGGCTACACGGGCTCTGCTTCTATCGGTATGGCCGTTGCGGACGCAGCCAACCAGAAGAAAATGAAAAAAGGTGATTTGGTCTTTATGTTGGGTTCTGGCGGTGGTATGAGCATGGCTGCTCTCGCCCTAGAGTGGGGATACGACACATAA
- the fabG gene encoding 3-oxoacyl-ACP reductase FabG, with amino-acid sequence MKNINFDFKNKNAIVTGGASGIGFQITQNFLEAGGNVSIWDYSEQALQNAKKEFSKFGEQVHIAQVDVTNRDSVAKAAASLPWAVDILVNNAGITRDKSFAKMAPEDWDAVISTNLTGLFNVTKTLLEKFNASSNSKRIINISSVVGLYGNFGQTNYAAAKSGVIGMTKTWGKELGRKGFTSNAIAPGFIRTAMTNAMPKEVIDSMAAKVPVARLGETEDIANACLFLASEQAGYINGAVISVDGGIVL; translated from the coding sequence ATGAAAAATATTAATTTCGATTTTAAAAATAAAAATGCCATCGTTACTGGAGGAGCTTCCGGTATCGGTTTTCAAATCACACAAAACTTTTTAGAAGCCGGTGGAAATGTTTCTATCTGGGATTATTCTGAACAAGCTTTGCAAAACGCCAAAAAAGAATTTTCAAAATTTGGTGAGCAAGTTCACATTGCACAAGTCGATGTAACAAATCGTGATTCCGTTGCGAAAGCAGCGGCTTCTCTTCCATGGGCTGTGGATATTCTTGTGAATAACGCCGGTATCACTCGCGATAAATCTTTTGCGAAGATGGCGCCTGAAGATTGGGATGCGGTGATCAGCACAAACCTAACGGGTCTTTTCAACGTTACGAAAACGTTATTGGAAAAATTCAACGCATCTTCAAATAGTAAACGCATCATCAACATCTCTTCTGTTGTGGGTCTTTACGGAAACTTTGGTCAAACGAATTACGCCGCTGCAAAATCAGGCGTGATCGGTATGACGAAAACTTGGGGCAAAGAATTGGGTCGCAAAGGCTTTACTTCAAATGCCATTGCTCCAGGCTTCATTAGAACAGCGATGACAAACGCAATGCCTAAAGAGGTTATCGACTCTATGGCAGCCAAAGTTCCCGTGGCACGCCTTGGGGAAACTGAAGATATTGCAAACGCATGTTTGTTCTTGGCAAGTGAACAGGCTGGCTATATTAACGGCGCAGTCATCAGCGTCGACGGCGGTATTGTTCTATAA
- a CDS encoding alpha/beta hydrolase, whose protein sequence is MKSLILATLVVCSGLFVSMESLAKAEAFKGFVAISPQKELYVDYVPAEGQKPTVILINGLTYSTRQWDSFTEALVAKGIGVFRYDPIGQGQTLLKYAPILEVIPFQNQVQDLKALLTKMNFKGPFNLVGLSYGGGIAAGFAAAYPNLVKNLVMMAPFTRPLDGTDNWIKAQIWATRQIFPFNKMSDDDLYDYYLHQIVYATYPQAEPIVLENPFKLEATYRLVQGIRKARPIDQTASIPARALHLMIARQDQYINTSVLDEYWDAVPMEARASRLYINGSEHKMVEAVPNFTAAWVYEIVTGNKKLFKGQDFEGYPFRGEVRSGNDEIKVGRE, encoded by the coding sequence ATGAAATCTCTGATTCTGGCTACTTTGGTTGTTTGCTCCGGTTTGTTCGTTTCAATGGAGTCTCTCGCGAAAGCAGAAGCCTTTAAGGGTTTCGTGGCAATTTCTCCGCAAAAAGAATTGTACGTTGATTATGTGCCTGCTGAAGGTCAGAAGCCGACGGTCATTTTGATCAACGGTCTTACTTACAGCACTCGTCAATGGGATAGCTTCACAGAAGCTCTTGTTGCAAAAGGCATTGGTGTTTTCCGCTATGATCCTATCGGACAAGGACAAACACTTTTAAAGTATGCGCCGATTTTGGAAGTGATTCCTTTTCAGAATCAAGTTCAAGATTTGAAAGCACTTTTGACTAAAATGAATTTTAAAGGCCCTTTTAATTTAGTTGGGCTATCCTACGGTGGCGGCATTGCCGCAGGCTTTGCCGCTGCTTATCCAAACCTTGTGAAGAATCTGGTCATGATGGCGCCGTTCACGCGTCCTCTTGATGGCACAGATAATTGGATCAAGGCGCAGATCTGGGCGACTCGTCAGATTTTCCCGTTCAACAAAATGTCAGACGATGATTTGTATGATTATTATCTTCACCAAATCGTGTATGCGACATATCCGCAAGCAGAGCCGATTGTTTTAGAAAATCCGTTCAAGCTTGAGGCGACTTATCGTTTGGTGCAAGGGATTCGCAAAGCTCGTCCTATTGATCAAACAGCCTCTATTCCTGCGCGCGCCTTGCACTTGATGATCGCTCGTCAAGATCAGTACATCAACACCAGCGTTCTTGATGAATACTGGGATGCGGTTCCGATGGAAGCTCGTGCAAGCCGTCTATATATCAACGGTTCTGAACACAAAATGGTGGAAGCAGTTCCTAATTTCACAGCGGCTTGGGTTTACGAAATCGTGACTGGGAATAAAAAACTTTTCAAAGGTCAGGATTTCGAAGGTTATCCATTCCGTGGTGAAGTTCGCTCTGGAAATGACGAAATCAAGGTAGGTCGCGAATGA
- a CDS encoding alpha/beta fold hydrolase — translation MIHFEVKEGLVPEDVFFIHGNLSSNRWWYPSEEIWKKGAAGKDYKGALIYAEFRGCGKSTPPKDASEVNLHTFADDFISVIKKSGRGPMHVVGHSTGGLIAALMMAKEPGLFKKAVLLDPVGAQGVTFDRSMIAAFEQMKQDKNLTAAVIGSTIHNNNPETDFFKQVVVEDAFHAVKTVGHWVLEALDGLDIRADMKKVNNEVLVLHGEHDKLLSMDESKALASLFSRGKFQVIEGQGHCANVESPEKFVNITRGYLF, via the coding sequence ATGATTCACTTTGAAGTCAAAGAAGGTTTAGTTCCTGAAGATGTTTTCTTTATTCACGGAAATCTGTCTTCGAATCGTTGGTGGTATCCTTCTGAAGAGATTTGGAAAAAGGGTGCTGCTGGGAAGGACTACAAAGGGGCTTTGATCTATGCGGAGTTTCGCGGTTGCGGTAAGAGCACGCCTCCTAAAGACGCGAGCGAAGTGAATTTGCACACTTTTGCTGATGACTTTATTTCTGTAATCAAGAAGTCAGGCCGTGGTCCAATGCATGTCGTTGGGCATTCCACCGGGGGTCTAATTGCAGCTTTGATGATGGCCAAAGAACCCGGTCTTTTTAAGAAGGCTGTTTTACTGGACCCTGTCGGAGCGCAAGGTGTTACGTTTGATCGCTCGATGATTGCGGCCTTTGAGCAGATGAAACAAGACAAGAATCTGACAGCGGCAGTGATCGGTTCTACGATTCATAATAATAATCCTGAGACGGATTTCTTTAAACAAGTTGTTGTAGAAGATGCGTTTCACGCAGTGAAAACTGTGGGCCACTGGGTCCTTGAAGCCCTTGATGGGCTTGATATTCGTGCAGATATGAAAAAAGTGAACAATGAAGTTCTGGTTCTTCACGGCGAACACGACAAACTCTTGTCGATGGATGAATCGAAGGCTTTGGCGAGTCTTTTTTCTCGAGGAAAATTTCAGGTTATTGAAGGTCAAGGCCACTGCGCCAACGTGGAATCTCCTGAAAAGTTTGTGAACATCACTCGCGGTTATCTTTTCTAA
- a CDS encoding c-type cytochrome, which translates to MSENRDEYNRAGLIAFAFSMAFCLAFFFYLVVVNKGVDLAENVVDPNAPVAEGAAPAFDITQVKEPWVSTPELVAYGEKLFKTNCAMCHGEKGLGDGAAGAALNPKPRNLVEGKWTQGEGVIAHFKVLQNGIKGSSMASYAHFKPADRWALVWYIDSITNNKSKDDPAKVAEFAKTAQ; encoded by the coding sequence ATGTCTGAAAATAGAGATGAATATAATCGCGCTGGTTTGATTGCATTTGCTTTCTCCATGGCGTTTTGCCTTGCCTTCTTCTTCTACCTTGTTGTTGTGAACAAGGGTGTGGATCTTGCGGAAAACGTAGTTGATCCGAACGCACCAGTTGCTGAAGGAGCTGCTCCGGCTTTCGATATCACTCAAGTAAAAGAACCTTGGGTTTCTACTCCTGAGCTTGTTGCTTACGGTGAAAAGCTTTTCAAAACAAACTGTGCTATGTGCCACGGTGAAAAAGGTCTCGGTGATGGTGCTGCCGGTGCGGCTTTGAACCCAAAACCTCGTAACCTTGTTGAAGGTAAGTGGACTCAAGGTGAAGGCGTGATTGCTCACTTTAAAGTTCTTCAGAACGGTATCAAAGGTTCTTCAATGGCTTCTTACGCTCACTTCAAGCCGGCAGACCGTTGGGCCCTTGTATGGTACATCGATTCTATCACTAATAATAAATCTAAAGACGATCCTGCTAAAGTTGCTGAGTTTGCAAAAACAGCACAATAA
- a CDS encoding SCO family protein — MRNSKLVLKMKTMGTALSAVVLVLFSLNAQAYDGQPAPMVANEQPKELAGVGIDEKLGGKIDLSLKVKDDNGQEVTLGSFFDGKHPVILSPVYFSCPGLCNFHLNGLTDALRLMDQNWTVGKKYKILSVSFDSKETPDLAAKKKETYMKLYERPEAAQGWHFITADEATVQTLTKSLGFKFKWDEKAQEWAHASAAVIITPDGTISRYLPGIMFNPQDIKLALNEAADGKIGSFVEHLVLYCFKYDPQQSKYTLAAFNVMKIGGALMVLVMVLWLLPIYIRSRRAKTKSAGR, encoded by the coding sequence ATGCGAAACAGTAAGCTTGTTTTGAAAATGAAAACAATGGGAACGGCTCTCTCTGCAGTCGTTCTCGTTTTGTTTTCATTGAATGCACAAGCTTATGACGGACAGCCTGCGCCGATGGTCGCTAACGAGCAACCGAAGGAACTTGCAGGTGTCGGCATTGATGAAAAGCTCGGCGGAAAAATCGATCTTTCACTTAAGGTGAAAGACGATAACGGCCAAGAAGTGACTTTGGGTTCTTTCTTCGATGGCAAGCACCCTGTGATTCTTTCTCCAGTTTATTTTTCTTGCCCAGGTCTTTGCAATTTCCATTTGAACGGTCTGACAGACGCTTTGCGATTGATGGACCAAAATTGGACGGTAGGAAAGAAGTATAAAATTCTTTCTGTGAGTTTTGACTCAAAAGAGACTCCCGACTTGGCTGCCAAGAAAAAAGAGACTTACATGAAGCTGTATGAGCGCCCTGAAGCCGCACAAGGCTGGCACTTTATCACAGCGGATGAAGCGACAGTTCAAACGCTGACGAAGTCTTTGGGATTTAAATTTAAGTGGGACGAAAAAGCTCAAGAGTGGGCACATGCTTCTGCGGCGGTGATCATCACTCCTGACGGAACAATCTCACGTTATTTGCCAGGGATTATGTTTAATCCTCAGGACATTAAGCTTGCGTTGAACGAAGCTGCTGATGGAAAAATCGGAAGTTTCGTTGAGCACCTGGTGCTTTATTGTTTTAAGTATGACCCACAACAGAGCAAGTACACTTTAGCGGCCTTCAATGTGATGAAGATCGGTGGAGCGTTGATGGTTCTGGTGATGGTTTTATGGTTATTGCCGATTTACATCCGCTCTCGCAGAGCGAAGACCAAGTCGGCGGGGAGATAA
- the coxB gene encoding cytochrome c oxidase subunit II has translation MMWFNLAKAQSFMPTQATEIAKQVDNLYGFLLITSFIACVLVIGGMIYFVWKYRRKTPDDKTAYISHNTFLEFLWSFIPLVIFLAVFAWGWYIYHDMRTMPKNALEINVLGKQWAWEIEYKNGYKTVNEVVVPIGQDVKLLLTSNDVIHSFFVPSFRIKQDAVPGRYTALWFRADKLGDFHIFCTEYCGTSHSGMIGKLKVVSREDFDKYLEQGQEERNLPLSKKGEKLFAVKACASCHSVDSPAVKVGPSLFKKFGTEETIDDGAKIMVDENYIRESILEPNKHIVKGFPKGVMPTFQGQLNENELSALVEYIKELK, from the coding sequence ATGATGTGGTTTAATTTAGCGAAGGCCCAATCCTTCATGCCCACACAAGCAACCGAGATTGCAAAGCAGGTAGACAATCTTTATGGTTTCTTGTTGATCACAAGCTTCATTGCCTGCGTTCTTGTTATCGGTGGGATGATCTACTTCGTTTGGAAGTATCGTCGTAAAACTCCAGATGACAAAACTGCCTACATCTCTCACAACACTTTCTTGGAGTTCTTGTGGTCATTCATTCCACTTGTGATCTTCCTCGCGGTGTTTGCTTGGGGTTGGTACATCTATCACGACATGCGCACAATGCCGAAGAACGCTCTAGAAATTAACGTTCTTGGTAAACAATGGGCGTGGGAAATCGAATACAAAAACGGTTACAAAACCGTGAATGAAGTTGTTGTTCCAATTGGACAAGATGTAAAACTTCTTTTGACTTCGAACGACGTGATCCACTCTTTCTTCGTTCCATCTTTCCGTATTAAACAAGACGCCGTTCCGGGTCGTTACACAGCTTTGTGGTTCCGCGCGGATAAATTGGGTGACTTCCACATCTTCTGTACAGAGTACTGCGGAACTTCTCACTCGGGCATGATCGGTAAGTTGAAAGTCGTTTCTCGCGAAGATTTCGACAAATACCTAGAGCAAGGCCAGGAAGAAAGAAATCTTCCTCTTTCCAAAAAAGGTGAAAAACTTTTTGCGGTGAAAGCTTGTGCTTCTTGCCACTCTGTTGATTCTCCTGCGGTTAAAGTCGGTCCTTCTTTGTTCAAGAAATTCGGCACAGAAGAGACGATCGATGACGGTGCAAAAATCATGGTGGATGAAAACTACATCCGCGAATCGATTCTTGAGCCGAACAAACATATCGTAAAAGGTTTCCCTAAAGGTGTTATGCCAACATTCCAGGGTCAGTTAAACGAAAATGAACTCAGCGCGCTTGTTGAGTACATCAAGGAATTGAAATAA
- the ctaD gene encoding cytochrome c oxidase subunit I gives MATNSAHHGDNYINHEKGLWSWLTTVDHKRIGLMYMITVMFFFLVGGIMALLLRLELFAPNTAANVGQVLKNGDVYNQVLTYHGAIMVFMVIVPGIPAILGNFFLPLHIGAKDVAFPKINLASWYCFMAGAALAILTFFFKKIDTGWTFYTPYSIRTGTATVMMVLGAFIMGMSSVLTGLNFIVTVHKLRAPGMTMHRMPLFVWALYSTAILQLLATPVLAITLLLLAAEKLFGVGIFDPALGGDPVLFQHFFWFYSHPAVYIMIIPAMGVVSELITTFSRKVIFGYTAIAYSSLGIAAVSFFVWGHHMFVSGQSATAGILFSFITMLVGVPTAIKMFNWVATLYKGSVSFDSPMLFALGFLFLFAIGGVTGIMLATLPIDVHFHDTYFVVAHFHYVMVGGTLMALMGGFYYWFPKMFGKMFNETTARLSFVFIFVGFNVTFFPQFILGAMGMPRRYFDYIPAYETLNKVSTVGSWLILTGFLFGLWTIVQGIRKGEKAPMNPWRSKTLEWQTASPPPHDNFAVEPIVTAGPYEYR, from the coding sequence ATGGCTACAAATTCAGCTCATCACGGTGACAACTATATTAATCACGAAAAAGGCCTCTGGTCTTGGTTAACGACTGTTGACCATAAACGTATCGGCCTTATGTACATGATCACGGTTATGTTCTTCTTCCTTGTCGGTGGAATCATGGCCTTGCTTCTTCGTTTGGAACTTTTCGCTCCAAATACCGCAGCAAACGTGGGTCAAGTTTTGAAAAACGGCGACGTATACAACCAAGTCCTTACTTATCACGGTGCGATCATGGTCTTCATGGTTATCGTTCCTGGTATTCCGGCGATCTTGGGTAACTTCTTCTTGCCTCTGCACATCGGAGCAAAAGACGTGGCCTTCCCGAAAATCAACTTGGCAAGCTGGTACTGCTTTATGGCGGGTGCGGCTCTTGCGATTTTGACTTTCTTCTTTAAGAAAATCGATACAGGTTGGACGTTCTACACTCCTTACTCAATCAGAACTGGAACTGCGACAGTGATGATGGTGCTTGGTGCCTTCATCATGGGTATGTCTTCTGTATTGACGGGTTTGAACTTCATCGTAACGGTTCACAAATTAAGAGCTCCTGGCATGACAATGCACAGAATGCCTTTGTTCGTGTGGGCGCTTTACTCAACAGCGATCTTGCAATTGTTGGCAACGCCAGTTCTTGCAATCACATTGTTGTTGTTGGCGGCTGAGAAATTGTTCGGTGTTGGTATCTTCGATCCAGCATTGGGCGGTGACCCGGTATTGTTCCAACACTTCTTCTGGTTCTACTCGCATCCTGCGGTTTACATCATGATCATTCCTGCGATGGGTGTTGTGTCTGAATTAATCACAACATTCTCTCGCAAAGTGATCTTCGGTTACACTGCGATTGCTTACTCTTCACTAGGTATTGCAGCGGTTTCCTTCTTCGTTTGGGGTCACCACATGTTCGTATCTGGTCAGTCAGCAACAGCAGGTATCTTGTTCTCTTTCATCACGATGCTGGTGGGGGTTCCAACGGCGATCAAGATGTTCAACTGGGTAGCAACTTTGTACAAAGGCTCTGTGTCTTTTGATTCTCCAATGTTGTTTGCTTTGGGCTTCTTGTTCTTGTTCGCGATCGGTGGTGTGACAGGTATCATGCTTGCAACTCTTCCAATCGACGTTCACTTCCACGATACATACTTCGTCGTAGCTCACTTCCACTATGTGATGGTGGGTGGTACTTTGATGGCGTTGATGGGTGGTTTCTACTACTGGTTCCCGAAAATGTTCGGAAAGATGTTCAACGAAACGACAGCGCGTTTGTCTTTCGTATTCATCTTCGTTGGTTTCAACGTGACATTCTTCCCTCAATTCATCTTGGGTGCGATGGGTATGCCACGTCGTTACTTCGATTACATCCCGGCTTACGAAACTTTGAATAAGGTTTCAACTGTCGGATCTTGGTTGATTCTAACTGGTTTCTTGTTCGGTCTTTGGACTATCGTTCAAGGGATCAGAAAAGGTGAGAAGGCTCCAATGAATCCTTGGAGATCTAAAACGTTGGAGTGGCAAACGGCTTCTCCTCCTCCTCACGATAACTTTGCGGTTGAACCGATTGTAACAGCGGGGCCATATGAGTACAGATAA
- a CDS encoding cytochrome c oxidase subunit 3 family protein, giving the protein MSTDNIKHTHSAHVSHHFKDANQEYDAGKQGIWLFMVTEILMFGAILVGYAIFHNIYPEMFAEGAKYLDWRLGFVNTLVLIFSSFTMAISISFIQKNQTKNATIALATTVLCGAIFMCIKYYEYTHKFHMGLFPGHLLDIAKVHPEHANLGMYFGFYFAMTGLHGIHVLIGMGLITWLLIRTIRGDFHSQYWLPVEGVGIFWHIVDLIWIFLFPLLYLVG; this is encoded by the coding sequence ATGAGTACAGATAACATTAAGCACACCCATTCAGCTCACGTTTCGCACCACTTTAAAGATGCGAATCAAGAGTACGATGCTGGTAAACAAGGTATTTGGTTGTTCATGGTTACCGAGATCCTCATGTTCGGAGCGATCTTGGTAGGCTACGCGATCTTCCACAACATCTATCCTGAGATGTTTGCTGAAGGCGCGAAGTATTTGGACTGGAGATTGGGATTCGTGAACACTCTTGTTCTGATCTTCTCTTCATTCACAATGGCGATTTCGATTTCTTTCATCCAGAAGAACCAAACAAAGAATGCGACAATCGCTTTGGCGACGACAGTTCTTTGCGGTGCGATCTTCATGTGTATCAAGTACTACGAATACACGCATAAGTTCCACATGGGTCTTTTCCCGGGTCACTTGTTGGACATCGCGAAAGTTCACCCTGAGCATGCAAACCTTGGTATGTACTTTGGTTTCTATTTTGCGATGACGGGTCTTCACGGTATCCACGTGTTGATCGGTATGGGTTTGATCACTTGGCTTTTGATCAGAACTATCCGTGGCGATTTCCACTCTCAATACTGGTTGCCTGTAGAAGGTGTCGGTATTTTCTGGCATATCGTCGACTTGATCTGGATCTTCCTGTTCCCTCTTCTCTATTTGGTGGGGTAA